In Bacteroides coprosuis DSM 18011, the following are encoded in one genomic region:
- a CDS encoding TonB-dependent receptor (COGs: COG4773 Outer membrane receptor for ferric coprogen and ferric-rhodotorulic acid~InterPro IPR012910:IPR000531~KEGG: bfs:BF2541 putative transport-related exported protein~PFAM: TonB-dependent receptor, beta-barrel; TonB-dependent receptor, plug~SPTR: TonB-dependent outer membrane protein;~IMG reference gene:2504107346~PFAM: TonB dependent receptor; TonB-dependent Receptor Plug Domain), protein MKHKMFRVSMDTCRKAALCLLATCSGATYAQQKSLTDSIFKMHEIEVCADKYVVPKINKLPVPLQFMPITVNSISEELLENRNIVDLNEAVKFLPSTRLRTTYGGFTQFSVRGFDHTPIMIDGVRDERTSINNSAPLPDLSSCETVELIKGPASVLYGHSVVGGVLNVVRKSPVAQPLVKARMSYGTWNNKQSSIDLGGKVYGNMNYRATLNYSDNEGYRQTNNKRFSGYLALGGKINEHHFLELRGGFNRDKYGTEIGLPATMKSDIYDANDNEIYLNKDESLPGLNPKWRYNNESDFLKNKAENLQLTYTYTHSDAFKLDNRFSYNHDIIDYFSTEYIPYLESNNPIYKHYYLKDNKGTKKYICLDTVQITYPLRFAYDVHSYNEQLEASGSIQLNNGMKYNYLAGYNFVAFFRENYRGYGGGKPLTDFIEGPGLFSKIPVNNPQSMGYMKPHFGFAGVAESYTHGLYIQNLFEFSDKLKMMVAGRFDYFAYKYASADVKDSEKMGYTNRQSYDKMHTTAFTYRAGLVYLPTEKLSFYASYANLYLPYRDFPNTDATIYINEDGERFYPTGSKTFKPQSGFQAEVGGRFKWNQYLEASASLFYIRKNNEKKTLARRFEDPEDDNILKTVVGIVGSTASQGLELELKSNPLPGLFFNAGYAFTDAKIRKMKKTALLPLNDTEKGSLLPNAPRNTFVLAGDYTVQKGMLRNLGVNITVSYMDKVAHDLVRTVEFDRYWLTDLGLGYRLDNGIGLALNVRNVFNKSYHTQSLGRQLVPSDPRNIMATVSYTL, encoded by the coding sequence ATGAAACACAAAATGTTTAGAGTGTCGATGGACACTTGTCGCAAGGCTGCGTTGTGCCTTCTTGCGACTTGCTCAGGTGCGACTTATGCTCAACAAAAGAGCTTAACCGATTCTATCTTCAAAATGCATGAGATAGAAGTATGTGCTGATAAATACGTTGTACCCAAAATCAACAAACTACCTGTACCGTTACAGTTTATGCCCATTACAGTCAATTCTATCTCGGAAGAACTTCTTGAAAACAGAAATATAGTAGATTTGAATGAGGCTGTAAAGTTTCTTCCCTCTACCCGACTGCGTACTACTTACGGAGGTTTTACACAGTTTTCTGTTCGTGGATTCGATCACACCCCTATTATGATAGATGGGGTACGTGATGAACGTACGTCAATTAATAATTCGGCTCCACTACCCGATTTAAGTTCTTGTGAGACTGTAGAATTAATTAAAGGACCAGCATCTGTGTTGTATGGACACTCGGTAGTTGGTGGTGTACTCAATGTAGTGCGAAAGTCGCCTGTAGCCCAACCCTTAGTTAAGGCTAGAATGAGTTATGGAACATGGAATAATAAGCAATCCTCTATCGACTTGGGTGGCAAAGTTTATGGAAATATGAATTACCGAGCTACGCTAAATTACAGTGATAATGAAGGTTATAGACAAACCAACAACAAGAGATTCTCTGGATATTTAGCTCTAGGAGGGAAAATCAATGAACATCACTTTTTAGAGTTGAGAGGTGGTTTTAACAGAGATAAATACGGAACTGAAATAGGTTTGCCCGCCACTATGAAAAGCGATATCTATGATGCAAATGATAATGAAATCTATTTAAATAAGGATGAATCTCTTCCTGGATTAAACCCAAAATGGAGATACAATAATGAATCTGATTTTCTCAAGAACAAGGCAGAGAACCTCCAACTAACCTATACTTATACACACTCAGATGCCTTTAAGCTTGATAATCGTTTTTCATACAATCACGATATCATCGACTATTTCAGCACCGAGTATATCCCCTATTTAGAAAGCAATAATCCTATTTACAAGCATTATTACCTTAAAGATAATAAAGGGACAAAAAAGTATATTTGTTTGGATACAGTGCAAATCACTTATCCTTTACGTTTTGCCTATGATGTGCATTCATACAATGAGCAACTAGAAGCTTCTGGAAGTATCCAGCTAAATAACGGAATGAAATACAACTACCTTGCAGGATATAATTTTGTGGCTTTCTTCCGTGAAAATTATCGTGGTTATGGAGGAGGTAAACCTTTGACTGATTTTATTGAAGGTCCTGGATTGTTTTCTAAAATTCCGGTAAATAATCCCCAAAGTATGGGCTATATGAAGCCTCACTTTGGTTTTGCGGGTGTAGCAGAAAGCTATACTCACGGTTTGTATATCCAAAACCTATTTGAGTTTTCAGATAAATTGAAAATGATGGTGGCTGGACGATTTGATTATTTTGCATACAAATATGCAAGTGCCGATGTGAAAGATTCCGAAAAGATGGGCTATACCAATCGCCAATCTTATGATAAGATGCACACTACAGCATTTACTTATCGTGCGGGACTAGTCTATTTACCCACAGAAAAGCTTTCTTTCTATGCTTCTTATGCCAATCTATACCTACCTTACAGAGATTTCCCTAATACAGATGCCACTATCTATATCAATGAAGATGGTGAACGATTCTACCCAACAGGCTCAAAGACTTTCAAACCTCAATCGGGCTTTCAAGCAGAGGTAGGTGGACGCTTTAAATGGAATCAATACCTTGAGGCTTCGGCAAGCTTATTCTACATTCGTAAGAACAATGAAAAGAAAACCTTGGCAAGAAGATTTGAAGATCCAGAAGATGACAATATTTTAAAAACAGTTGTAGGTATTGTAGGTAGCACAGCCTCTCAAGGTCTTGAGTTAGAATTAAAATCAAACCCTCTACCTGGACTTTTCTTCAATGCGGGCTATGCCTTTACCGATGCAAAGATTCGTAAAATGAAAAAGACAGCTTTATTGCCATTAAACGATACCGAAAAAGGTTCTCTACTGCCTAATGCACCTCGTAATACTTTTGTTTTAGCTGGAGATTACACAGTTCAGAAAGGTATGCTACGCAATTTAGGGGTAAACATCACTGTTTCTTATATGGATAAAGTAGCTCACGACTTAGTTCGTACGGTGGAATTTGATCGCTACTGGTTAACAGATTTAGGTTTGGGCTACCGACTAGATAATGGAATTGGATTAGCTTTAAACGTGCGAAATGTATTTAACAAAAGCTACCACACTCAATCTTTGGGAAGACAACTTGTGCCTAGTGATCCTCGCAATATTATGGCTACTGTTTCTTATACTTTATAA
- a CDS encoding PepSY-associated TM helix domain protein (InterPro IPR005625~KEGG: pdi:BDI_1068 hypothetical protein~PFAM: PepSY-associated TM helix~SPTR: Putative membrane protein;~IMG reference gene:2504107347) translates to MFKRLLYSSHRVLGTILSILFLIWFLSGFVMIYHSFPQVGAADRWDKLDPLSSNLIPLDSLDIPTNDWRAIELKSLTHNPTLYLSSKDTTYTLSVNGREVESVDIWSYAKRWSMGSIAKVDTMYHLDQWNPFSSRRDHFPLYKFYFDDPEKHQLYVSSHTGEALQFTSQSSRIWSWLGAIPHWVYFTSLRQDLQLWKDVVIALSGIGAIMCLVGGIWGVDMYIKTYRRKRKWASPYKKIAYKWHHILGFIFGFFVFTFVFSGMMSLYYVPQWLVPVQSKEITVQLQNNKPLPFDSYKGDYTELITRFPEQIKSIQWSRFGNIPVYKVAIDGNIQLFDASTPEVQPFVADEHRVRQQLDKILSSPYSIQLLDKYDNYYVHAHHKLPLPVYKVEVADADCTTYYINPENGNIRTFNTNSRIQKWLYGGLHSFNIKFLVDRPILWNLVMWITMLGGTLVSGTGVWLSIQYLRRKIKKK, encoded by the coding sequence ATGTTTAAAAGATTATTATATTCATCACACAGAGTACTGGGAACTATTCTCAGTATTCTGTTTTTGATTTGGTTCTTGTCGGGTTTCGTGATGATCTATCACAGCTTTCCACAAGTGGGTGCAGCAGATCGATGGGACAAATTAGATCCTCTTTCTAGTAATCTTATACCTTTAGATTCACTAGATATTCCAACGAACGACTGGCGTGCCATTGAGCTTAAATCACTCACTCACAATCCTACTCTATATCTATCTTCTAAAGACACTACTTATACTTTATCTGTAAATGGTAGAGAGGTGGAGAGTGTAGATATATGGAGCTATGCAAAACGTTGGAGTATGGGTTCTATTGCTAAAGTGGATACGATGTATCATTTAGATCAGTGGAATCCCTTTTCTTCGCGAAGAGACCATTTTCCTCTTTATAAATTTTATTTTGATGACCCAGAAAAACATCAGCTCTATGTATCATCTCATACAGGAGAAGCACTACAGTTTACAAGCCAGTCGAGCCGAATCTGGTCATGGCTAGGCGCTATCCCACACTGGGTATATTTTACGAGTCTTCGACAAGATCTACAATTGTGGAAAGATGTAGTAATTGCTTTATCGGGTATCGGAGCAATTATGTGTCTTGTCGGTGGAATATGGGGTGTAGATATGTACATCAAAACCTACCGACGCAAACGAAAATGGGCTTCTCCTTATAAAAAGATAGCATATAAGTGGCATCACATCTTAGGATTCATCTTTGGCTTCTTTGTGTTTACGTTTGTCTTTAGTGGAATGATGTCTTTGTACTACGTACCTCAATGGCTTGTTCCCGTACAGAGCAAGGAGATTACAGTGCAACTGCAAAATAATAAACCACTCCCATTCGATTCTTATAAAGGAGACTATACAGAGTTAATTACTCGTTTTCCAGAACAAATAAAAAGCATACAGTGGAGCAGATTTGGAAATATTCCCGTGTATAAAGTAGCTATTGATGGTAATATTCAACTGTTTGATGCTTCTACACCCGAAGTTCAACCCTTCGTTGCCGATGAGCATAGGGTTCGTCAACAATTGGATAAGATACTTTCATCGCCCTACTCTATTCAGCTCCTTGATAAATACGATAATTATTACGTTCACGCTCATCACAAATTGCCTTTACCCGTTTACAAAGTTGAGGTAGCCGATGCAGATTGTACTACTTATTATATTAATCCAGAGAATGGAAACATCAGAACGTTCAACACCAATAGCCGTATTCAGAAATGGTTGTATGGTGGTTTGCATTCTTTCAATATTAAGTTTTTGGTAGATCGTCCTATCTTGTGGAACTTAGTTATGTGGATTACTATGCTAGGCGGAACATTGGTTTCGGGTACAGGAGTATGGTTAAGCATTCAATACCTTCGTAGAAAGATAAAAAAGAAATAG
- a CDS encoding Diaminobutyrate decarboxylase (COGs: COG0076 Glutamate decarboxylase and related PLP-dependent protein~InterPro IPR002129~KEGG: bfa:Bfae_03010 PLP-dependent enzyme, glutamate decarboxylase~PFAM: Pyridoxal phosphate-dependent decarboxylase~PRIAM: Diaminobutyrate decarboxylase~SPTR: PLP-dependent enzyme, glutamate decarboxylase;~IMG reference gene:2504107348~PFAM: Pyridoxal-dependent decarboxylase conserved domain): protein MLKSEFWGDETEAVNLALDWAIAHTVSGSDPKTSFKSSEELKKEVGVSITSDGLGAKEAMRLYSEVLNPATRSADDPMALAFIPGAPTRAAVAFDAVVSAANVHGGMWEMGAGAVFAENQVLGWIKSLLGWTEEAGGTFVSGGTLGNLSALSAAKHTIKEKWRQMGRFQNGRPITGYKLACASTAHSSVRTIATVLDVDIVTIPVDAGGHLTGEMLEKALVENPTIFAVVATSGTTNTGIVDDIDSIVTVAHKYDIWVHIDGAYGGAALAAPSVRHFFKGIEKADSFIVDPHKWLFAPYDCCAVLYRDQKHAIHTFSQHAEYLDAFGNEEVNPSDLAIHLSRRTRGLPLWYSLAIHGTKKYEQAIEKSIENSRKCAEYIRKSSHLELLLDPELSVVVFARKGWTPEQYDEWSNKLAKAGELLCLPSKLNGRTILRLAFINPHTDVDKVIHILETTMK from the coding sequence ATGCTAAAAAGTGAATTTTGGGGAGATGAGACAGAAGCTGTCAATCTTGCTTTAGATTGGGCTATTGCCCACACAGTGAGTGGAAGTGATCCGAAAACATCCTTTAAAAGCTCTGAAGAGCTTAAAAAAGAGGTAGGCGTATCTATAACTTCTGATGGACTTGGAGCAAAAGAAGCGATGCGTCTCTATTCAGAAGTACTAAATCCTGCTACCCGATCTGCAGACGACCCTATGGCTTTAGCCTTTATTCCTGGTGCACCTACAAGGGCTGCAGTGGCATTTGATGCAGTTGTTTCAGCAGCAAATGTTCACGGAGGAATGTGGGAAATGGGAGCTGGTGCTGTTTTTGCAGAAAATCAGGTTTTAGGTTGGATTAAATCTTTACTCGGATGGACTGAAGAGGCAGGAGGTACTTTTGTTTCGGGAGGTACGCTAGGCAATTTGTCAGCTCTATCGGCTGCAAAACATACAATAAAAGAAAAGTGGAGACAGATGGGACGTTTCCAGAATGGACGACCTATCACAGGGTATAAATTAGCTTGTGCTAGTACAGCACACTCTTCAGTACGTACAATAGCTACAGTTTTAGATGTGGATATTGTAACCATTCCTGTAGATGCAGGTGGACATCTAACAGGTGAAATGCTTGAAAAGGCTTTGGTTGAAAACCCCACTATCTTTGCAGTAGTAGCAACTTCAGGTACTACAAATACTGGGATTGTAGATGATATAGACTCTATTGTTACTGTTGCTCATAAATATGATATCTGGGTGCATATTGATGGTGCTTATGGTGGAGCTGCTTTAGCAGCACCCTCTGTGAGACATTTCTTTAAAGGTATAGAGAAGGCAGATTCTTTTATAGTAGATCCACATAAGTGGTTGTTTGCACCTTACGATTGTTGTGCAGTGCTATATAGAGATCAGAAGCACGCTATACATACGTTCTCTCAGCATGCTGAGTATCTAGATGCATTTGGCAATGAAGAGGTCAATCCTTCCGATTTGGCAATACACCTATCACGCAGAACACGAGGTTTGCCACTGTGGTACTCTTTGGCGATCCACGGAACTAAGAAGTACGAACAAGCCATAGAAAAGAGCATAGAAAACTCTCGCAAATGTGCAGAATACATCCGTAAATCTTCTCACCTAGAACTTCTTCTAGATCCAGAACTTAGCGTTGTAGTATTTGCCAGAAAAGGTTGGACTCCAGAGCAATACGATGAATGGTCAAATAAACTAGCAAAAGCAGGAGAACTTCTTTGTTTGCCTAGTAAACTCAATGGACGCACCATATTGCGATTGGCGTTTATAAATCCTCATACAGATGTTGATAAAGTAATCCATATTTTAGAGACCACCATGAAGTAA
- a CDS encoding hypothetical protein (KEGG: bth:BT_0869 hypothetical protein~SPTR: Putative uncharacterized protein;~IMG reference gene:2504107350), translated as MKKIAIILGAFVFVLASCQNKAKNQENVENTEVEAVVEETPADASEAFLGSWVEANPANAEEVQGIALKNDSLAESINNATVANTKWWVDDSNLYLIQEKQGAEITTDTIAFEVEAISADSLILRDGEMTISYKKQN; from the coding sequence ATGAAAAAGATTGCAATTATTTTAGGTGCATTTGTTTTTGTTCTAGCATCATGCCAAAACAAAGCTAAAAATCAAGAAAACGTAGAAAACACAGAAGTAGAAGCTGTTGTTGAAGAAACTCCTGCTGATGCTTCAGAAGCATTCCTAGGTTCATGGGTAGAAGCTAATCCTGCTAACGCAGAAGAAGTTCAAGGTATTGCTCTTAAAAACGATAGCCTTGCTGAGTCTATTAACAATGCTACTGTTGCCAATACAAAATGGTGGGTTGATGATAGCAATTTATACTTAATCCAAGAAAAACAAGGTGCTGAAATAACAACTGACACTATTGCTTTCGAAGTTGAAGCTATTTCTGCTGATTCTCTTATCCTTAGAGATGGCGAAATGACTATTAGCTACAAAAAACAAAACTAA
- a CDS encoding hypothetical protein (IMG reference gene:2504107351) produces MIDYSFSFLQDIKLGYHTKAISNNLSQIQGKSGTSL; encoded by the coding sequence ATGATTGATTATTCTTTTTCTTTCCTGCAAGATATAAAACTAGGATATCATACCAAGGCTATCAGTAATAATTTAAGCCAAATACAAGGAAAAAGTGGAACATCTTTGTGA
- a CDS encoding Hly-III family protein (COGs: COG1272 membrane protein hemolysin III homolog~InterPro IPR004254~KEGG: bth:BT_1983 hemolysin III~PFAM: Hly-III-related~SPTR: Hemolysin III;~IMG reference gene:2504107352~PFAM: Hemolysin-III related~TIGRFAM: channel protein, hemolysin III family) — MIMDTTAIYTQKEELANTITHLAGIILGLIASYYLLGKAYAHDDVHWAVSSVLVYLFGMLSSYGISVIYHGCSNRYRKKKLQKIDHAAIYLHIAGTYTPFTLITLRHAGSWGWMLFSFVWFSALLGILMSFRNLDKHSHLETLCYVIMGSVILIAFKPFMDVLGSTGRMDVLYWIIAGGVFYIVGALFYSFTRIRYMHTVFHLFVVGGSVCHILAVYAAL, encoded by the coding sequence ATGATTATGGATACAACTGCTATATACACACAAAAAGAAGAATTGGCCAATACTATAACCCATTTGGCTGGTATAATACTTGGATTGATTGCTAGTTACTATCTTTTAGGGAAAGCTTACGCTCATGACGACGTCCATTGGGCGGTATCAAGTGTTCTTGTTTATCTCTTTGGTATGCTTTCGAGTTATGGAATATCTGTCATTTACCATGGCTGTTCCAATAGATATCGCAAAAAGAAGCTTCAGAAGATCGACCATGCTGCTATTTACTTACATATAGCAGGAACTTATACCCCCTTTACATTGATTACCTTACGACATGCTGGTAGTTGGGGCTGGATGTTGTTTTCCTTTGTTTGGTTCTCCGCCTTGCTAGGTATATTGATGAGTTTCAGGAACCTAGACAAGCATAGTCATCTTGAAACTCTCTGCTATGTCATAATGGGATCTGTTATATTAATTGCATTCAAGCCTTTTATGGATGTATTGGGGAGTACAGGTAGAATGGATGTGTTGTATTGGATAATTGCGGGCGGAGTATTTTATATTGTAGGAGCCTTGTTCTATTCTTTTACAAGAATAAGATATATGCACACTGTGTTTCATCTATTTGTAGTGGGTGGTAGTGTATGTCATATACTCGCTGTCTATGCAGCACTTTAG
- a CDS encoding Cystathionine beta-lyase (COGs: COG1168 Bifunctional PLP-dependent enzyme with beta-cystathionase and maltose regulon repressor activities~InterPro IPR004839~KEGG: bfs:BF0911 putative aminotransferase~PFAM: Aminotransferase, class I/classII~PRIAM: Cystathionine beta-lyase~SPTR: Putative aminotransferase;~IMG reference gene:2504107353~PFAM: Aminotransferase class I and II), producing MKINFDEVIDRNNTDSVKYDEPAMEMNNKDFIPMWVADMDFKTPSPILKSIQNMLDKGVLGYTMLPSRWHEAIKRWTKNRYNWIVEDEEIIFTPGIVRGIAFAIQCFSQPEDKILVMSPVYPPFFNVPIANKRKVTYNSLLIDKNHEFQIDFKQFEKDIQGAKLFILCNPHNPGGKVWTKEELQKIAHICKKNDVLIISDEIHADLTLPPHQHHAFATVSTEAEQNSIVFMSPSKAFNMPGLASSYCIIKDKKRREEYQSFVEALDVTSSHMFAYCSLIAAYNECSDWLPQLLEYIQGNINYVSQLLKEKMPRIKMIKPEASYLIFLDCRELGLADNKLDAFFKEEAGLILNPGISFGKGGSGFMRLNVGCPKPILEKAMNQLMKAYQAKF from the coding sequence ATGAAAATTAATTTTGATGAAGTTATTGATCGTAATAATACGGATTCCGTAAAATACGATGAACCAGCAATGGAAATGAATAACAAAGACTTTATACCAATGTGGGTAGCAGATATGGACTTCAAGACCCCTAGCCCTATCCTGAAATCTATTCAAAACATGCTTGACAAAGGAGTTCTTGGTTATACTATGCTCCCCAGTCGTTGGCATGAAGCGATAAAGAGGTGGACAAAAAACCGATACAATTGGATAGTAGAAGATGAAGAAATTATTTTTACTCCAGGAATTGTAAGAGGTATAGCGTTTGCTATCCAGTGCTTTAGTCAACCCGAAGATAAGATACTTGTTATGTCTCCCGTATATCCACCCTTCTTCAATGTTCCTATTGCCAATAAACGAAAAGTAACGTACAACTCTCTTCTTATCGATAAGAATCATGAATTTCAAATAGACTTCAAGCAGTTCGAAAAAGATATTCAAGGGGCCAAATTATTTATTCTTTGCAATCCACATAATCCAGGAGGAAAAGTGTGGACTAAAGAAGAATTACAAAAGATTGCTCATATCTGTAAGAAGAATGATGTACTGATTATTTCAGATGAGATACATGCTGATTTAACACTTCCGCCTCACCAACATCATGCTTTTGCTACAGTTTCTACAGAGGCAGAACAGAATTCTATTGTATTTATGTCTCCCAGCAAGGCATTTAATATGCCCGGGTTAGCCAGTTCATATTGCATTATAAAAGATAAAAAACGAAGAGAGGAATATCAAAGTTTCGTAGAAGCACTTGACGTTACAAGTAGTCATATGTTTGCCTATTGTTCACTCATAGCTGCATACAATGAATGTTCAGATTGGCTTCCTCAGCTATTAGAGTATATTCAAGGAAATATCAATTATGTTAGTCAACTATTAAAAGAAAAGATGCCACGCATAAAAATGATAAAGCCAGAAGCTTCCTACCTTATCTTTTTAGATTGTCGAGAATTGGGCTTAGCAGATAACAAACTCGATGCATTCTTTAAAGAAGAGGCCGGACTCATTTTAAATCCAGGTATTAGTTTTGGCAAAGGGGGTAGTGGTTTTATGAGGCTCAATGTAGGCTGTCCTAAACCGATATTGGAAAAAGCTATGAATCAGCTTATGAAAGCTTATCAAGCAAAATTCTAA
- a CDS encoding hypothetical protein (IMG reference gene:2504107354), protein MTFFDSLVITFVTLAAVGVVLYLINYYVKDDRASQKQGE, encoded by the coding sequence ATGACTTTTTTTGATTCATTAGTAATTACATTTGTAACCTTAGCTGCTGTGGGCGTTGTGCTGTACTTGATTAATTATTATGTAAAAGATGATCGAGCTTCACAAAAGCAAGGAGAATAA
- a CDS encoding HutD-family protein (COGs: COG3758 conserved hypothetical protein~InterPro IPR010282~KEGG: clj:CLJU_c20870 hypothetical protein~PFAM: Uncharacterised protein family HutD~SPTR: Putative uncharacterized protein;~IMG reference gene:2504107355~PFAM: HutD) encodes MYTIIRKKDLCTSVWSGGTTTQLAIYPPQSIYAQRNFKWRVSSAQVDDETSTFTSLPNIARILMPLEGDLELSHKSKGDFHLAPFDQNHFWGDWHTTSRGKVKDFNVMLSEGSSKVDVLHLESTESYLNNTNLEELQYNTFFPTFWDKPLDKEEDCMSELYYFYEGTSFEVVVANKKETLLAGDVLVYTAHKDEWGKYKLGIIAQAPQPSVIIKVQILHSR; translated from the coding sequence ATGTACACAATCATCCGCAAAAAAGACTTATGTACCTCCGTATGGAGTGGGGGTACTACTACTCAGTTGGCTATTTATCCTCCACAATCCATTTATGCTCAGCGTAACTTTAAATGGAGGGTGAGCTCGGCCCAGGTTGATGATGAAACTTCCACTTTTACATCCTTACCTAATATTGCTCGTATCCTAATGCCTCTTGAAGGAGATTTAGAGCTTTCACATAAATCGAAGGGAGACTTTCATTTGGCTCCTTTTGATCAGAATCATTTTTGGGGAGACTGGCACACTACCAGTCGTGGAAAAGTAAAAGACTTTAATGTGATGCTATCTGAGGGTAGCAGTAAGGTAGATGTATTGCACTTGGAGTCTACAGAATCTTATCTGAATAATACAAATTTGGAAGAATTACAATACAATACATTTTTTCCTACTTTCTGGGATAAACCACTCGATAAAGAAGAGGACTGCATGAGTGAGTTATATTATTTCTATGAAGGCACCTCCTTTGAGGTTGTCGTAGCGAATAAGAAAGAAACCTTATTGGCTGGAGACGTACTTGTATATACAGCTCATAAAGACGAGTGGGGTAAGTATAAGTTAGGTATAATTGCTCAAGCACCACAGCCAAGTGTTATTATAAAAGTGCAAATATTACACTCTCGATAA
- a CDS encoding metallophosphoesterase (COGs: COG4186 phosphoesterase or phosphohydrolase~InterPro IPR004843~KEGG: pdi:BDI_2162 hypothetical protein~PFAM: Metallo-dependent phosphatase~SPTR: Ser/Thr protein phosphatase family protein;~IMG reference gene:2504107356), with the protein MKKIDKSADKVFFTSDLHFGHEWIISFNQRPYKSVEQMDDELIKNWNQTVPKDGIVFVLGDIGYTDDKRIIEIFNQLHGEKILIKGNHDWDYYKEETLNSLFKEVYDLLFLRVQDYNHSVYHYMVLCHYPMFDWQNSYKGTWQLFGHIHTRRLKEFQTVKSRLFSTQYDVGVDNNQFHPISCREINEIIEKQKKNPLFKQSNYY; encoded by the coding sequence ATGAAAAAGATAGACAAATCTGCTGACAAAGTCTTTTTTACTTCCGACTTACATTTTGGCCACGAATGGATCATTTCCTTCAATCAGCGTCCGTACAAAAGTGTTGAACAGATGGATGATGAATTGATTAAAAACTGGAATCAAACTGTTCCCAAAGATGGCATTGTATTCGTATTGGGTGATATTGGCTACACGGATGACAAACGAATTATAGAGATATTCAATCAGCTTCACGGTGAGAAAATACTAATTAAAGGGAATCACGATTGGGACTATTATAAAGAGGAAACCTTAAATAGTTTGTTCAAAGAAGTTTATGATCTTTTATTTCTTAGGGTACAAGACTATAATCATTCGGTGTACCATTATATGGTGCTCTGTCATTACCCTATGTTCGATTGGCAAAACTCTTATAAAGGTACATGGCAGTTATTTGGGCATATTCACACCCGTAGGTTGAAAGAATTTCAAACGGTAAAGTCTCGTCTATTTTCTACACAATATGATGTGGGAGTTGACAATAATCAGTTTCACCCTATATCCTGCCGTGAAATAAACGAGATTATTGAGAAGCAAAAGAAGAATCCTCTCTTTAAGCAATCCAATTACTATTAA